The Zymoseptoria tritici IPO323 chromosome 4, whole genome shotgun sequence genome includes the window GGCGCTTCAGAAGGCGGCGTCCCCATCGGAGCATGTCTCGTAGCAGCAGATGGAACAATCCTAGGTCGAGGACATAACATGCGAGTTCAAAAGAATAGCATGATTCTACATGTATGCGGCAAGCAACAAGCTTCTCGAAGATCTTGATCAGAACCACCCATGCTATGCAATGCATTCTTACACTATACATCGAATGACAGGGCGAAACCGCCGCCCTCGAATCCTGCGGCCGACTTCCCGCTTCCCGCCTCGTCGGCTCAACGATGTACACTACTCTATCTCCTTGCGACATGTGCACAGGCGCGATGCTGCTGTACAAGATCCCTCGAGTCGTCATGGGCGAGAACAATACCTTcgttggcggagaggagaCACTGAAGGCTAAAGGGGTGGAAGTGGTAAATTTGAAGAGCGCAGAGTGTGAGAAGTTGATGAAGGAGTTTATCGAAGCGCATCCAGAGGATTGGTGGGTTCTCATGAGGGGCTGATGCATCGTCTGATCTTTGCAGCTGACGCAGGCATTGTCAGGTACGAGGACATTGGCGAACAGACGAAAtgaagcggaggaggaatTGCTTTTGGTCCAATCGAGGACTTCTATGGGCTATGTGATCGCCCTGGCGGACAGCATTCTCTTCACCAGTCGCCGTGCAATAAGTTGCGTGTGTGCATCTTCTCCTCAGCCGCGGCGAGGTCCGTCTTGCTCGGCATGGCGGTCTGCTGGTGGGATTCTAGAATATCACAGCTTAGAGCCGCTGCTTGTTGGCAGGATCGGAATGGAGTCAGCTACCTGATATCCGGTGGATCTCGGAGAAGTAGAACTTCAGGTCGTCGGGCTTGACCCATGGTGTGATGCCTGCATGGATCGTTAGCTTTTCCATGACAGTGCTCGTTGGAGTTTGTCGAACATACCGTGTCCCAAGTTCGCGATCCATCCCTGCTTGCCACCTCCAAAGCCCTTCACCATCTCTTCGACCACCTTCGTAATGCCCTCATGATCTCCATACAACACGCCGGGGTCCGCATTCCCCTGCAGCACCTTTCCATACTTCTGCGCAACTGCATACGCCTCCTTCGGCTCATGCAACCAATCCAGTCCAATCACCTCATACTTGCTCTTACACAGATCCTCCAATGCATACCAAGCACCCTTCGCAAACACCACCTTCGGCACCTGCTCGACACCAAGCTCTTCCAATCTCTTAGGCAGATGATCCGCAATCCAGTTCAGATACGGCAGCGAAAACTCCTTGAACGTCGCCGGACTGAGCTCTCCCGCCCAAGAGTCAAAGACCTGCAAGATTTGTGCTCCAGCCACAACCTGCTGAGCCAAATACTCCACACACAGCTCCGCAATCTTTTGCAACAATTCCTTCGCCGCAGCATGATACTTGTAAATCCACGTCTTCGTCTGACGGAAAACTTTCGTCCCGCCTCCCTCGACCATATAACACATCAACGTGAACGGCGCGCCACAGAATCCATACAGCGGCACTCTTCCATCCAGTttcttcctcgtcaacgTGATCGCATCGTAGACATACTGCAGACTCTCCTTGACATCCACTTTCCTCTCCATCACCTCTTTGAACTGCTCGTCCTCGGGTCCGACAAGTGGGTTGGGGAAATGTGGTCCCTTTCCGTCCAGCATGACGACTTCCATGCCCATCGCTTGCGggatgacgaggatgtcggagaaga containing:
- a CDS encoding uroporphyrinogen decarboxylase, whose translation is MTQFAPLKNDLLLRTARGEKVERPPCWVMRQAGRYLPEYHQEKGTHDFFECCRSPEIASNLTLQPIDRFAGLIDGAIIFSDILVIPQAMGMEVVMLDGKGPHFPNPLVGPEDEQFKEVMERKVDVKESLQYVYDAITLTRKKLDGRVPLYGFCGAPFTLMCYMVEGGGTKVFRQTKTWIYKYHAAAKELLQKIAELCVEYLAQQVVAGAQILQVFDSWAGELSPATFKEFSLPYLNWIADHLPKRLEELGVEQVPKVVFAKGAWYALEDLCKSKYEVIGLDWLHEPKEAYAVAQKYGKVLQGNADPGVLYGDHEGITKVVEEMVKGFGGGKQGWIANLGHGITPWVKPDDLKFYFSEIHRISGS